One stretch of Acidobacteriota bacterium DNA includes these proteins:
- the rhaI gene encoding L-rhamnose catabolism isomerase: protein MAIEWEGLLEDEWRRCGDVLAEDVEQLGRQLGRRGIDIAAIQARASSFRVAVPSWGVATGGTRFARFPGPGEPRTVFEKVEDCHVIHRLVRITPDISLHIPWDEPDDPAALRSFAAQRGLTLGTTNSNTFEDQPGQAHSYKFGSLSHTDPAVREQAIAHNLHCMELGVKLGARAHSIWIGDGGNFPGQQHVRRTLDRYLSSLRSIYAALPPDWRLFIEHKLYEPAFYSTVLNDWGVSYYCARELGDRAFSLVDFGHHAPNVNVEMIVARLIQFGKLGGFHFNDSQYGDDDLDAGSIKPFQLFLVFNELVDAALEGVAGFDPCYMLDQSHNVTDPIESLMTSAMEVQRAFVQACLVDRTALREYQERNDALMALATLKRAFTTDVTPVLAMARRASGGAIDPVAVYRVSQYRPWKTLERPASVRRQAGIV, encoded by the coding sequence ATGGCGATCGAGTGGGAGGGTTTGCTTGAGGACGAGTGGCGCAGGTGCGGCGACGTCCTCGCCGAGGATGTCGAGCAGCTCGGGCGGCAACTCGGGCGCCGGGGCATCGACATCGCTGCGATCCAGGCCCGTGCGTCGAGTTTCCGTGTGGCCGTGCCGTCGTGGGGCGTCGCAACGGGCGGCACCCGCTTCGCACGTTTTCCCGGCCCGGGCGAACCCCGCACGGTTTTTGAGAAGGTCGAAGACTGTCACGTCATTCACCGTCTGGTTCGCATCACGCCGGACATCTCGCTGCACATCCCGTGGGACGAACCCGACGATCCCGCCGCGCTACGATCCTTCGCGGCCCAGCGCGGGCTGACCCTCGGCACGACGAACTCGAACACGTTCGAGGACCAGCCGGGCCAGGCGCACTCCTACAAGTTCGGCAGCCTGTCCCACACGGACCCGGCCGTGCGCGAGCAGGCGATCGCGCACAACCTGCACTGCATGGAACTGGGCGTGAAGCTCGGCGCCCGCGCGCACTCGATCTGGATCGGCGACGGCGGCAACTTCCCGGGTCAGCAGCACGTCCGCCGCACGCTCGATCGGTACCTGTCCAGCCTGCGATCCATCTATGCGGCCCTCCCGCCGGACTGGCGGCTGTTCATCGAACACAAGCTCTACGAACCGGCGTTCTACTCGACGGTGCTGAACGACTGGGGCGTCAGCTACTACTGCGCACGCGAGCTGGGCGATCGGGCGTTCTCGCTCGTGGATTTCGGCCATCATGCTCCGAATGTCAACGTCGAGATGATCGTCGCCCGCTTGATCCAGTTCGGCAAGCTGGGCGGTTTTCACTTTAACGACAGCCAGTACGGCGACGACGATCTCGATGCGGGCTCGATCAAGCCGTTCCAGTTGTTTCTTGTCTTCAATGAACTCGTGGATGCGGCGCTCGAGGGCGTGGCTGGTTTTGATCCCTGCTACATGCTGGACCAATCCCACAACGTCACCGATCCGATTGAGTCGCTGATGACCAGTGCGATGGAGGTGCAGCGGGCGTTCGTGCAGGCCTGCCTGGTGGATCGGACGGCCCTCCGTGAGTACCAGGAGCGCAATGACGCCCTGATGGCCCTCGCGACGCTCAAGCGGGCGTTCACCACCGACGTGACGCCCGTGCTGGCGATGGCGCGCAGGGCAAGCGGCGGTGCCATCGACCCCGTCGCCGTCTATCGTGTCAGCCAATACCGCCCGTGGAAAACACTGGAACGACCCGCGTCTGTCAGGCGCCAGGCGGGAATCGTGTGA
- a CDS encoding substrate-binding domain-containing protein, whose translation MPGDDSSKGAPSARDVYLIKSVVHASDVLQTFRHMGEALRLRDVMDRTGFGKGMCFRLLYTLHHCGFLDRVDGNRYRLTSEVRRRRRYRIGYAAQGQDASFPREVQAGLVAAAEREHVELVIVDNRYQPKIALRNAELLVREGVNLVIEFQTDEAVAPAIASTYLDANIPMIAIDIPHPGATYFGADNYVAGLLAGRTLARWARQHWNGAIDEILLVEIARAGSLPHARIKGVVAGIHETLREAKDCPVVSIDGDGQFKTSLDRVRRHLRQIRARRILVGTANDPSALGAARAFQEAGRADTCAVVGQNAEPDARAELRQPRTPLIASVGYFPEQYGDGLIKLALDILTRKPVPPAVFVHHHVITRENVDHYYPNDALLGVGTFAGF comes from the coding sequence ATGCCAGGCGACGATTCCTCCAAAGGCGCGCCGTCCGCGCGGGATGTCTACCTGATCAAGTCGGTCGTGCATGCTTCCGACGTGCTCCAGACGTTCCGGCACATGGGCGAGGCGCTCAGGCTGCGCGACGTGATGGACCGCACGGGATTCGGCAAGGGCATGTGCTTTCGATTGCTGTACACGCTCCACCATTGCGGCTTCCTCGATCGCGTCGACGGCAACCGCTACCGCCTCACGTCGGAAGTCCGGCGTCGGCGCCGCTATCGGATTGGCTACGCCGCGCAAGGGCAGGATGCGTCGTTTCCGCGCGAGGTCCAGGCGGGCCTTGTCGCAGCTGCCGAACGCGAACACGTGGAACTGGTCATCGTCGACAATCGTTACCAACCGAAGATCGCGCTGCGCAACGCCGAGCTCCTGGTCCGTGAGGGGGTCAACCTCGTCATCGAGTTCCAGACCGATGAGGCCGTCGCGCCGGCGATCGCGTCGACCTACCTCGACGCGAACATTCCGATGATCGCCATCGACATCCCTCATCCGGGAGCCACCTACTTCGGCGCCGACAACTACGTCGCCGGGCTGCTCGCCGGCCGTACGCTCGCGAGGTGGGCCCGCCAGCACTGGAACGGTGCAATCGACGAGATTCTGCTGGTGGAGATTGCCCGGGCTGGCTCGCTGCCCCACGCCCGCATCAAAGGCGTGGTCGCGGGGATCCACGAGACGTTGCGCGAGGCCAAGGACTGCCCGGTCGTGTCCATCGACGGAGACGGCCAGTTCAAGACGTCGCTCGACCGGGTGCGCCGTCACCTGCGCCAGATCCGGGCGCGCCGCATTCTGGTCGGCACGGCCAATGACCCGAGCGCGCTCGGCGCGGCGCGTGCCTTCCAGGAAGCCGGCCGTGCCGATACGTGCGCGGTGGTCGGCCAGAACGCCGAGCCGGATGCCCGCGCGGAGTTGCGCCAGCCCCGAACACCGCTGATCGCGTCGGTGGGCTACTTCCCCGAGCAGTACGGCGATGGGCTCATCAAGCTTGCGCTCGACATTCTGACCCGCAAGCCTGTCCCGCCCGCCGTGTTCGTGCACCACCACGTGATCACCAGGGAGAACGTCGATCACTACTATCCAAACGACGCGTTACTGGGCGTCGGGACGTTTGCGGGTTTCTAA
- a CDS encoding glycosyl hydrolase → MVTTQRFVSRTAAIFVTIAALAVVGASTRTANVGAARPRQPAVPIGTLSLADLERAFRTPPDDARIMMRWWWFGPTVTKDRLDREMRLMKEGGIGGFEIQPVYPVVLDDPASGLVTHPFLSDAFIDDLRFAASRARELGLRVDLTIGSGWPYGGPQIGITQAAGKLRIEHVPVPAGSDRIAVPDIRSGERLLAAFLAPSAAPASADGFQEISEITDGVLRLPNHAAHAREAVFFVSSRTGMLVKRPAVGAEGFVLDHYDRAALDHYLRSVGDRLLSAFDAAPPYAVFCDSLEVYDSDWTDRFLAEFQARRGYDLRPLLPALLLDSGPATPAIRHDWGQTLTELLNERFLAPMQVWAHQHNTRFRVQGYGVPPATISSNAGIDLPEGEGSQWKTLRASRWAASIGHLYDRPVISSETWTWLHSPVFRATPLDLKAEADLHFLQGINQLIGHGWPYTADGVASPGWRFYAAGAFNDRNPWWIVMPDLARYLQRLSFLLRQGKPVNDVAVYLPNDDAWAHVVPGKIGSMIDALAQRIGPDIVTTILDAGFNLDFVDDGVLAERARVDQGRLAVGQSRYRAVILPGVERIPMGTLRALETFAQQGVIVMATRRTPALAPGYQATVTDHAAVGAAAGRLFRGPSATGVFVEREADLAAALTSRVPPDMAVSVGAADIGAVHRRFDAADIYFVANTSNLRRSFEATFRLAASRAQLWNPLTGDVTPIAVRRPAGREGATVRLDLAPYESTVVVFATGGPPPKSVEGPRVAATPPPMDITSGWRVRFGPTGTVVDWDTLRSWTDDEATRYFSGVAVYEKQVDLPASMLRDGQSVVLDFGEPRPIEVGGPRARVQAWVDAPVRDAAVVTINGRRAGSVWCPPYSLDVTPLLRPGSNVIRIEVANLAINDMASRALPDYRLLNLRYGTRFEPQDMDKVQPVPAGLFGPIRLVVTQAARPATLTR, encoded by the coding sequence GTGGTTACCACGCAGCGCTTCGTCAGTCGCACCGCGGCAATCTTCGTCACGATTGCGGCGTTGGCTGTCGTCGGGGCGTCCACCCGCACGGCCAACGTGGGCGCGGCCAGGCCTCGGCAGCCCGCCGTGCCGATTGGCACGTTGTCGCTGGCAGACCTCGAGCGCGCGTTCCGCACGCCTCCCGACGATGCACGGATCATGATGCGATGGTGGTGGTTCGGCCCAACCGTCACCAAGGACAGACTCGATCGCGAGATGCGCCTGATGAAGGAAGGCGGCATCGGCGGGTTCGAGATCCAGCCCGTGTACCCGGTCGTGCTGGATGACCCGGCCAGCGGCCTTGTCACACACCCATTTCTCTCGGACGCGTTTATCGATGACCTCCGGTTCGCCGCAAGCCGCGCCCGGGAACTCGGGTTGCGAGTGGATCTGACGATTGGAAGCGGCTGGCCCTACGGCGGTCCGCAGATTGGTATCACGCAAGCCGCCGGCAAACTGAGAATCGAGCACGTGCCGGTTCCCGCCGGTTCCGATCGAATTGCCGTCCCCGATATTCGCTCGGGCGAACGCTTGCTCGCCGCGTTTCTCGCGCCGTCGGCTGCACCGGCCTCGGCGGACGGGTTTCAGGAGATCAGCGAGATCACAGACGGCGTGCTGCGGCTCCCGAATCATGCTGCTCACGCGCGGGAGGCCGTGTTCTTTGTCAGCAGCCGCACGGGCATGCTGGTGAAGCGTCCGGCGGTTGGCGCCGAGGGCTTCGTGCTCGACCACTACGACCGCGCGGCGCTCGATCACTACCTGAGATCTGTCGGCGACCGTCTGCTGTCGGCCTTTGACGCGGCGCCGCCCTACGCGGTGTTCTGCGATAGCCTCGAGGTGTACGACTCGGACTGGACCGATCGATTCCTCGCCGAGTTTCAGGCCCGTCGCGGCTACGACCTGCGCCCCCTGTTGCCTGCATTGCTCCTCGACTCCGGGCCCGCTACGCCAGCCATTCGTCACGACTGGGGCCAGACGCTGACCGAGTTGCTGAACGAGCGCTTCCTTGCTCCCATGCAGGTGTGGGCCCATCAGCACAACACCCGATTCCGTGTCCAGGGATACGGCGTTCCACCCGCGACGATCTCGAGCAATGCCGGCATCGACCTCCCTGAAGGCGAGGGCTCGCAGTGGAAGACGCTTCGAGCGTCGAGATGGGCCGCCTCGATCGGCCATCTCTACGACCGGCCGGTCATCTCGTCGGAAACGTGGACATGGCTGCATTCGCCTGTTTTCCGAGCCACCCCGCTTGATCTCAAAGCTGAAGCCGACCTGCACTTTCTTCAAGGCATCAACCAGCTCATCGGTCATGGCTGGCCCTACACCGCCGACGGCGTGGCATCTCCGGGTTGGCGTTTCTACGCGGCAGGCGCCTTCAACGACAGGAACCCGTGGTGGATCGTGATGCCCGACCTCGCCCGGTATCTGCAGCGTCTCAGCTTCCTGCTGCGCCAGGGAAAGCCCGTGAACGACGTGGCGGTCTACCTGCCGAACGACGATGCCTGGGCGCATGTCGTGCCTGGAAAGATCGGCAGCATGATCGACGCGCTGGCCCAGCGCATCGGCCCCGATATCGTCACCACCATCCTCGACGCTGGATTCAACCTCGACTTCGTCGACGACGGTGTGCTTGCGGAACGGGCGCGGGTCGACCAGGGCAGACTGGCCGTTGGTCAGAGCCGCTATCGCGCCGTGATTCTTCCCGGCGTCGAGCGCATCCCGATGGGGACGCTCCGCGCGCTCGAAACATTTGCGCAGCAAGGCGTAATCGTGATGGCCACGCGCCGGACTCCCGCGTTGGCGCCGGGGTACCAGGCCACGGTGACCGACCACGCCGCCGTTGGTGCGGCCGCCGGCCGCCTGTTCCGCGGACCGTCGGCGACGGGCGTGTTCGTGGAGCGCGAGGCGGATCTGGCCGCGGCATTGACCTCGCGCGTGCCGCCAGACATGGCCGTGTCTGTGGGAGCCGCCGACATCGGCGCCGTCCACCGGCGTTTCGACGCGGCCGATATCTACTTCGTCGCCAACACCTCGAACCTGCGGCGGTCGTTCGAGGCGACCTTCCGCCTCGCTGCCTCGAGGGCGCAACTGTGGAACCCGCTGACGGGGGACGTGACGCCGATCGCGGTGCGCCGTCCGGCAGGGCGAGAAGGCGCCACCGTCCGCCTCGATCTCGCGCCCTACGAATCGACCGTCGTCGTGTTCGCGACGGGCGGGCCGCCGCCGAAGAGTGTCGAGGGACCTCGCGTCGCTGCGACTCCGCCGCCCATGGACATCACGTCGGGATGGCGCGTGAGGTTTGGGCCAACCGGGACAGTCGTGGACTGGGACACCCTGCGATCGTGGACCGACGATGAGGCGACGCGGTACTTCTCGGGTGTTGCCGTCTATGAGAAGCAGGTCGACCTGCCTGCGTCCATGCTTCGTGACGGCCAGTCGGTTGTGCTGGATTTCGGTGAGCCTCGACCCATCGAGGTGGGTGGACCACGAGCGCGGGTTCAGGCGTGGGTTGACGCTCCGGTGCGCGATGCTGCCGTGGTCACCATCAACGGTCGGCGTGCCGGATCCGTCTGGTGCCCGCCATACAGCCTTGACGTGACGCCGCTGCTGCGGCCCGGCAGCAACGTCATCCGGATCGAGGTGGCCAATCTCGCGATCAACGACATGGCCAGCCGTGCACTGCCGGACTATAGACTGCTCAACCTGCGCTACGGCACGCGATTCGAACCGCAGGACATGGACAAGGTGCAACCGGTCCCCGCGGGGCTCTTCGGCCCCATCCGCCTGGTCGTGACGCAGGCGGCGCGCCCCGCGACACTGACACGATAG
- a CDS encoding glycoside hydrolase family 65 gives MRQTGFSAMSAIPLIFVAAVLSFPAGDNSSVQTAIDRRALVTRHHPVLARFDAESPLSVGNGEFAFTVDVTGLQTFADAYDQTIPLGTLSQWGWHTWPNPNAWTIESFGFKPFAAHGRMVGYADIPGERTPEINWLRANPHRLHLGRIGFRLTRADGSAATSVDLTDIRQTLDLWNGAIVSHFRLDGEAVDVVTLCHPRLDAVGVRVVSALLKTGRVKIDVRFPYGTGQATGADWSRPDAHQTMVTRPQPNEARFVRTLDADTYYAAVRWWPAGVMTTAGPHTYLLTAGSDSGTLALVVGFTPAPMTAPLPSYDETAAATRTHWNRFWSTGGAIDLSGSTDPRWRELERRIVLSQYLTAIQCAGRYPPQESGLTFNSWEGKFHLEMHWWHAAQFALWDRLPLLERSLGYYQAILPKARATAVRQGYTGARWPKMTSPTGDESPSNVGPFLVWQQPHPIFYAELVYRTRPGRATLEQYRQVVFETAQFMASFPAWDEQGGRFVLGPPLQCAQETYPKDRTFNCTYELSYWAWGLQVAQRWRERLGMTREATWDHVLKTLAKPAVTDGRYLFAESAPDTYSNPRMATDHPSVVASFGVLPGVDIDPATMGRTFAWIWDHWDWPSTWGWDYPMMAMTAARLGQPNLAVDALLMDTPKNVYLANGHNYQRPGLTIYLPGNGGLLYAVAMMAAGWDGAPPGSAPGFPRDGRWTVRWEGLRRAF, from the coding sequence ATGCGACAAACTGGTTTCAGCGCCATGTCGGCGATTCCGCTGATCTTTGTGGCCGCCGTGCTCTCGTTTCCGGCCGGTGACAATTCGTCGGTGCAGACGGCCATCGATCGCCGCGCCCTCGTCACGCGGCACCACCCCGTGCTGGCTCGCTTCGACGCGGAATCGCCGCTATCGGTCGGCAACGGTGAATTCGCCTTCACCGTTGATGTGACGGGGCTGCAGACATTCGCTGACGCGTACGACCAGACGATTCCTCTCGGCACCTTGTCGCAATGGGGTTGGCACACCTGGCCGAACCCGAACGCGTGGACCATCGAGAGCTTCGGGTTCAAGCCGTTCGCGGCGCACGGCCGGATGGTCGGGTACGCCGACATCCCCGGCGAACGCACGCCAGAGATCAACTGGCTTCGTGCCAATCCGCACCGCCTGCACCTTGGGCGAATTGGGTTCCGCTTGACGCGTGCGGACGGCTCAGCGGCCACGTCGGTCGATCTCACCGACATCCGTCAGACGCTCGACCTCTGGAACGGCGCCATCGTCAGTCACTTCCGCTTGGATGGCGAGGCGGTAGACGTCGTGACCCTGTGTCACCCACGCCTGGATGCTGTGGGCGTCCGGGTGGTGTCGGCGTTGTTGAAGACCGGTCGGGTGAAGATCGACGTGCGGTTTCCCTATGGAACCGGCCAGGCAACAGGGGCGGACTGGAGCAGGCCGGATGCCCACCAGACAATGGTCACGCGGCCGCAGCCGAACGAAGCCCGTTTTGTGCGCACGCTCGACGCGGACACCTACTACGCGGCGGTGCGATGGTGGCCAGCCGGCGTGATGACGACCGCCGGGCCGCACACCTACCTGCTGACGGCCGGTTCCGATTCCGGCACGCTCGCCCTGGTCGTCGGGTTCACGCCAGCCCCGATGACCGCGCCGCTGCCGTCATACGACGAGACCGCCGCCGCAACACGCACGCACTGGAACCGCTTCTGGTCGACCGGCGGCGCCATCGATCTCTCCGGCAGCACCGATCCCCGATGGCGAGAGCTCGAGCGCCGCATCGTGCTCTCGCAGTACCTCACGGCGATCCAGTGTGCCGGCCGGTATCCGCCGCAGGAATCCGGACTCACATTCAACAGCTGGGAAGGGAAGTTCCACCTCGAGATGCACTGGTGGCATGCCGCGCAGTTTGCGTTGTGGGATCGCCTGCCCCTCTTGGAGAGAAGTCTCGGCTACTACCAGGCCATTCTGCCGAAGGCCCGCGCGACAGCGGTGCGCCAGGGTTACACGGGCGCACGCTGGCCGAAAATGACCAGCCCGACAGGCGATGAATCACCGTCGAACGTCGGGCCGTTCCTCGTGTGGCAGCAACCGCATCCCATCTTCTACGCGGAGCTGGTCTACCGCACGCGTCCTGGTCGAGCGACGCTCGAGCAATACCGACAGGTGGTGTTCGAGACCGCCCAGTTCATGGCGTCGTTTCCCGCCTGGGACGAACAGGGCGGACGCTTCGTCCTCGGCCCGCCGCTGCAGTGCGCGCAGGAAACCTATCCCAAGGACCGCACCTTTAACTGCACCTATGAACTGAGCTACTGGGCGTGGGGATTGCAGGTCGCGCAGCGCTGGCGCGAACGGCTGGGCATGACCCGCGAGGCGACGTGGGACCACGTGCTGAAGACACTCGCGAAGCCGGCTGTCACTGACGGCAGGTACCTGTTTGCCGAAAGTGCGCCAGACACCTATTCGAACCCCCGGATGGCGACCGATCATCCGTCCGTGGTTGCTTCGTTCGGCGTACTGCCGGGGGTGGACATTGATCCGGCGACGATGGGCCGCACATTCGCGTGGATTTGGGATCACTGGGATTGGCCGTCCACGTGGGGCTGGGACTATCCGATGATGGCGATGACGGCCGCGCGGCTTGGACAGCCGAATCTGGCCGTCGACGCGCTGCTGATGGACACGCCGAAGAACGTGTACCTGGCAAATGGCCACAATTACCAGCGGCCGGGCCTGACGATTTACCTGCCGGGCAACGGCGGGTTGCTCTACGCCGTGGCGATGATGGCCGCCGGATGGGACGGCGCGCCGCCAGGTTCGGCGCCAGGGTTTCCGAGGGACGGTCGCTGGACGGTCAGGTGGGAAGGGCTGCGCAGGGCGTTCTGA
- a CDS encoding alpha-N-arabinofuranosidase has protein sequence MRLHKVIRLAPLPFLLLVVAHGQAPAPGSSEAPAVVAATLRADRPGAVVNRNIYGHFAEHLGRGIYEGIWVGPDSPIPNTRGIRNDVVAALKDLRIPVLRWPGGCFADEYHWKDGIGPRDKRPSMINTHWGGVVENNHFGTHEFMDLVEMLGTDAYISGNVGSGSVQEMMEWVEYLTSGASSPMANLRRQNGRDTPWRVPYFAVGNENWGCGGTMRPEYYADQFRRYNTFIKNYDRANPIYRVACGSNGGDLNWTEVLMNQARRQMNGLSLHYYTLPTGNWGAKGSATVFGEDQWFSTLKRTLQMDDYITKHAAIMDKTDADRRVGLVVDEWGTWYDVEPGTETGFLYQQNTLRDALAAALNFHIFHRHADRVVMANIAQTVNVLQAMILTDKEKMLRTPTYWVFEMFKVHQGGTFLPVELTSPDYAFGGQTIPAVSASATRATDGKTVHLSLVNANPHQPVTLAVRLAGGSFTAASGRVLTATAMQAHNTFVAPDVVKPASLTGVTLAGGTLSVSLPAKSVVIVELR, from the coding sequence ATGAGACTCCACAAGGTCATCCGCCTCGCCCCGCTTCCGTTCCTGTTGCTGGTGGTCGCGCACGGCCAGGCGCCAGCGCCCGGATCCTCCGAGGCCCCTGCCGTCGTTGCGGCAACACTCCGGGCGGACCGGCCCGGAGCGGTTGTCAATCGCAACATCTACGGCCACTTCGCCGAGCACCTCGGCCGAGGCATCTACGAGGGCATCTGGGTCGGGCCGGATTCGCCGATCCCGAATACCCGCGGCATCCGCAACGACGTCGTCGCCGCGCTGAAGGACCTCCGGATCCCGGTGCTGCGATGGCCGGGTGGCTGCTTCGCCGACGAGTATCACTGGAAAGACGGCATCGGTCCCCGCGACAAGCGCCCCTCCATGATCAACACGCACTGGGGCGGCGTCGTCGAAAACAACCACTTCGGCACGCACGAGTTCATGGATCTGGTCGAGATGCTCGGCACCGACGCCTACATCAGCGGAAACGTCGGCAGCGGCAGCGTCCAGGAAATGATGGAGTGGGTCGAGTACCTCACCTCCGGCGCGAGTTCGCCGATGGCCAATCTTCGCCGGCAGAACGGCCGCGACACGCCGTGGCGCGTGCCGTACTTCGCGGTCGGGAACGAGAACTGGGGCTGTGGCGGCACGATGCGCCCCGAGTATTACGCCGACCAGTTCCGGCGCTACAACACGTTCATCAAGAACTACGACCGGGCCAACCCCATCTACCGCGTGGCGTGCGGATCCAACGGCGGCGACCTCAACTGGACGGAAGTGTTGATGAACCAGGCCCGCCGCCAGATGAACGGCCTGTCGCTCCACTACTACACCCTGCCCACGGGGAACTGGGGCGCGAAGGGTTCGGCCACGGTTTTCGGCGAGGACCAATGGTTCTCGACGCTGAAGCGGACCTTGCAGATGGACGACTACATCACGAAGCATGCCGCCATCATGGACAAGACCGACGCGGACAGGCGCGTGGGCCTCGTGGTGGACGAGTGGGGCACGTGGTACGACGTCGAGCCCGGCACCGAGACCGGGTTTCTCTACCAGCAGAACACGCTGCGCGATGCTCTGGCTGCTGCGCTCAACTTCCACATCTTCCACCGCCACGCCGACCGCGTGGTGATGGCGAACATCGCCCAGACGGTCAATGTGCTGCAGGCGATGATTCTCACCGATAAGGAAAAGATGCTTCGCACGCCCACCTACTGGGTGTTCGAGATGTTCAAGGTTCACCAAGGCGGCACGTTCCTCCCCGTGGAATTGACGTCGCCGGACTACGCCTTCGGCGGGCAGACCATCCCGGCCGTCAGCGCCTCCGCCACGCGGGCGACCGATGGCAAGACCGTTCATCTCTCCCTCGTCAACGCCAATCCGCACCAGCCGGTCACACTCGCGGTGAGGTTGGCGGGCGGGTCTTTCACCGCGGCTTCGGGCCGGGTGCTCACGGCCACAGCCATGCAGGCGCACAACACATTTGTCGCGCCTGACGTTGTGAAGCCGGCCTCATTGACCGGAGTGACGCTTGCCGGCGGGACGCTGAGCGTGAGCCTGCCAGCCAAGTCGGTGGTGATCGTCGAACTGCGATAG